A stretch of Desulfovibrio subterraneus DNA encodes these proteins:
- the dsdA gene encoding D-serine ammonia-lyase: MSTPLIGGKTLQEWLADNPLLRDLVSLNEVSWFNPATVPFKLAMQGMELTDSDVADAAARLERFRPYIAKVFPETRNAGGLIESPLQDVPAFQRTLSERFSRGLPGRLLAKLDSHLPISGSIKARGGIYEGLKHAEELALGAGLLTLTDDYSRLDSKEFRAFFSRYAIAVGSTGNLGLSIGIMGAQLGFRVSVHMSADARQWKKDLLRSKGVNVVEYASDYSLAVAEGRKQSAGDPSCYFVDDENSVNLFLGYAVAAQRLKQQLDEQGIVVDAEHPLVVYLPCGVGGGPGGVAFGLKLIFKDQVHCLFAEPTHSPAMLLGLYTGLHDGVSVQDFGIDNITDADGLAVGRPSGFVGRTMHGMLDGVFTVQDENMYRYLALMADTEGLRLEPSALAGAPGIARVSRAQDWLKERGLVENMPNAAHIIWCTGGSMVPQPEMENYYRTGKSLLGD; encoded by the coding sequence ATGAGCACCCCTCTCATAGGCGGTAAAACCCTTCAGGAATGGCTCGCAGACAATCCGCTGTTGCGGGATCTTGTCAGCCTGAATGAAGTGAGCTGGTTCAATCCCGCAACCGTGCCATTTAAACTGGCCATGCAGGGCATGGAATTGACGGACAGCGACGTAGCCGATGCTGCTGCAAGGCTGGAGCGCTTTCGTCCCTACATCGCAAAAGTCTTTCCTGAGACGCGAAATGCGGGCGGATTGATCGAGTCCCCGTTGCAAGATGTTCCCGCCTTCCAGAGGACACTTTCTGAGCGTTTTTCGAGGGGCTTGCCCGGAAGGTTGTTGGCCAAGCTCGACAGCCATCTGCCTATATCAGGTTCCATCAAGGCTCGGGGCGGTATTTACGAAGGTCTCAAACACGCTGAAGAGCTTGCACTTGGTGCCGGTCTTCTCACCCTGACCGACGACTACAGCAGGTTGGATAGCAAAGAATTCCGTGCCTTCTTCAGTCGGTACGCCATTGCGGTGGGCTCCACGGGCAATCTGGGGCTCTCCATCGGTATCATGGGTGCGCAGCTCGGCTTCCGCGTTTCGGTGCATATGTCAGCGGATGCGCGGCAATGGAAAAAGGATCTGCTTCGCTCCAAGGGGGTGAATGTGGTTGAGTATGCCTCGGACTACAGCCTTGCCGTGGCTGAAGGGCGCAAGCAATCCGCAGGCGATCCGTCCTGTTACTTTGTGGATGACGAGAATTCCGTGAACTTGTTCTTGGGGTATGCAGTGGCTGCCCAGCGTCTGAAGCAGCAGCTTGATGAGCAGGGCATAGTGGTCGACGCAGAACACCCCCTCGTTGTCTATCTGCCCTGCGGGGTTGGCGGCGGTCCTGGTGGAGTGGCTTTCGGCCTCAAGCTCATTTTCAAGGATCAAGTACACTGCCTGTTTGCCGAGCCCACGCATTCACCGGCCATGCTGCTCGGGCTGTACACCGGACTTCATGACGGTGTGAGTGTACAGGATTTTGGTATTGATAATATTACGGATGCAGACGGGCTGGCCGTCGGACGTCCTTCCGGTTTTGTTGGCCGGACCATGCATGGCATGCTGGATGGGGTGTTTACGGTGCAGGATGAGAACATGTATCGTTACCTCGCGCTGATGGCAGATACAGAAGGGCTGCGGCTGGAACCCTCTGCGCTGGCTGGCGCACCGGGAATTGCCAGAGTATCTCGTGCGCAGGACTGGTTGAAGGAACGCGGGCTTGTGGAGAACATGCCAAATGCGGCTCACATTATCTGGTGCACCGGCGGGAGCATGGTTCCACAGCCGGAAATGGAGAATTATTACCGGACAGGCAAATCGCTGCTTGGTGATTGA